One part of the Quercus lobata isolate SW786 chromosome 7, ValleyOak3.0 Primary Assembly, whole genome shotgun sequence genome encodes these proteins:
- the LOC115952290 gene encoding UPF0481 protein At3g47200-like, translating to MGSNSVDKNSSHIVNIWEVNKDRLDKMHEKISQNPRLLSKAAGKRTCCIFRVPKSLIDINGNLYQPHIVSIGPYHRGEPHLQMIEEHKWRYLGSLLSKTKIIGLTLEDYLKSIHPLEKEARECYSETIHLSSNEFLEMMVVDGCFILELFRKVDNHIRCDPDDPLITMAWILPFIFRDFLRLENQIPYFILERLFEVTKLPREESGPSLSLLALRFFNYVMQRQDDIIESHHDLKGLHLLDMVRSSFFPPDQLECAERVKTPTHIIHCVSKLRRSGIRLNPIKADSFLVVKFRHGVIEMPTITIDDFMTSFLMNCVAFEQCHNSCSKHITTYATFLDCLVNTSRDVEYLSDQNIIDNHFGNEAEVARFINNLGKDVAFDIDMCYLSKLFEDVHHYYRNSRHVQWASFKYTYFDTPWSFISALAAFVLLILTLAQTFYTVIGYVKPNKD from the coding sequence ATGGGAAGCAATTCTGTAGATAAAAATTCAAGTCACATAGTGAACATTTGGGAGGTCAACAAGGATCGCCTAGACAAGATGCACGAGAAGATCTCCCAAAACCCAAGGTTACTAAGCAAAGCCGCAGGTAAAAGAACATGTTGCATCTTCAGAGTCCCCAAGAGCTTAATCGACATCAATGGCAACTTGTATCAACCACACATCGTCTCCATCGGCCCCTATCACCGTGGCGAGCCTCACCTACAAATGATCGAGGAGCACAAGTGGAGGTACCTAGGTTCTTTGCTCTCTAAGACCAAAATTATAGGTTTAACCTTAGAGGACTACTTGAAAAGCATACACCCACTTGAAAAAGAAGCTAGAGAGTGTTATTCTGAGACCATTCACCTCAGCTCCAATGAGTTCCTAGAAATGATGGTTGTTGATGGTTGTTTTATATTGGAGTTGTTCCGCAAGGTTGACAATCACATAAGGTGCGATCCCGATGACCCTCTCATCACTATGGCCTGGATATTACCTTTTATCTTCAGAGACTTTCTCAGGCTTGAAAATCAAATTCCATATTTCATTTTGGAACGTTTATTTGAGGTTACAAAATTGCCTCGAGAGGAGTCTGGTCCATCCTTGTCCTTACTCGCTTTGCGATTCTTCAACTACGTAATGCAAAGACAAGACGATATCATAGAGAGTCACCACGATCTTAAAGGCTTGCATTTGCTTGACATGGTTCGCTCAAGTTTTTTCCCACCCGATCAGCTAGAATGTGCAGAACGAGTCAAAACTCCAACCCATATCATCCACTGTGTCTCGAAGCTACGCCGTTCGGGGATTAGGCTGAATCCAATCAAGGCAGACAGTTTCTTGGTTGTGAAATTCAGGCACGGTGTGATTGAGATGCCCACTATAACAATCGATGATTTCATGACTTCTTTCTTGATGAACTGTGTGGCATTCGAGCAATGCCACAATAGTTGCTCTAAGCACATTACGACTTACGCTACATTTTTGGACTGCCTTGTCAACACTTCTAGAGACGTGGAGTACCTTTCTGACCAGAACATAATCGATAATCACTTTGGTAACGAGGCCGAGGTTGCTCGATTCATCAACAATCTGGGCAAGGATGTggcttttgatattgatatGTGTTATTTGTCGAAGTTGTTCGAGGATGTGCACCACTATTATCGGAATAGTAGGCATGTACAATGGGCGAGCTTCAAGTATACATATTTTGACACCCCATGGTCTTTTATTTCTGCATTGGCTGCCTTTGTGCTCTTAATCCTTACGCTTGCGCAGACTTTCTACACAGTCATAGGTTATGTGAAACCTAATAAGGACTGA